Part of the Marinifilum sp. JC120 genome, ACTTGATACCGAATCGGTACTTGGTGCCTCAGAGCACGAATAAGAAAAGGAATATCAATAGTTACACCATTAGGTGAGGGACGACTACGGCCTAAAAAGACTTGAAGATAGATTTGACGGGGTGCTTGACATTGTGCCGCATAAGAAATGGCCCCTTCAACTATACTATATGAAGGGGCCATAAACACTTTCAGTATTCAATCTACTGCTTAATCAAAGTCAGCAACATCTTGAACCGCTCACGCGCCTCAAGGCCGTGAGGGATATTTGCGGGCATGACGATAGACTCACCAGCTGCCACATTAAAGACTTCGCTACCGATAGTTACTTCGGCCACTCCGTCCAGCACCTGCACCATGGCATCGCCCGGGGCACTGTGAGTGCTGATCCCTTCCCCGGTATCAAAAGCAAACAGGGTCAGGGAAATCTGCTTGACCTGCGAAAGAGTTCTGCTGACCACCTGCCCTTCCTGATAAACTACCAGATCTGTCAGGTTCAGCACCTTGTTGTGGTCAATATTCTTTATGGTTACGTCCTTAAGATTCTTGAGTTCTAAATCAGCCATATCAACCTCCATATAAAAGGTCGGGTTTGGGTTCAGGTTGAATTTCTCAACCGCTACGGCTTATATTTCACACAAAGAAAATAGGATTTATATGATGTAAGTCAACATACCTATTTTTCTTTCTCAAAAACATAATACCCCACCGGGATTACCAGTAGTGTAAACAGGGTTGATGCCAACAATCCAAAGATTAACGCCCATGCCAGCCCGGAGAAGATCGGGTCAAGAGTGATAGGCCATGCACCCAAGGCGGTGGTAGCCGCAGTAAGAACAATAGGTCTCAGCCTCACGGAACCGGACTTAATGATGGCGTCTTTTAATTTCATCCCCTCGGCAACGGACTGGCGGATGAAGTCTATAAGTACCAGAGAGTTGCGGATGACAATCCCTCCCAGCGCGATCATACCGATCATGCCCGTTGCGGTGAAGAAGACCGGATCGGCAAAAGCTTCCCCCACTACGCCCTGTACGGTCCCGGCACTGATTACATTGAGCAGCCAGAATCCGGGCATGATGCCCAGCAGGGTAAGCGGAATGGCAGACATGATCAGGAGCGGCATGCCAAATGATCCGGTTTCCACAATGAGCAGAATGTAGATGCCCAGCAGGGCCGCGCCGAATGCAAGGCCGAGGTCACGAAAAACATCAAGGGTAATCTGCCACTCTCCCTCCCCTGCCCAATCGGACCAGATAAACGGAGGCAGCGGGTCACTATCAAGCTTCCCTTGCATATCAAGGATAGCCTCACCCGGTGCGCGTCCTGCCATTTCCGCGAACACGTAAACAACGCGTTTGAGGTTCTTGTGATAGACGGGCTGCTCCCGGCTGATCTCAACCAGATGGCCCAACTCAGCCAGCGGTACACTTTTTCCCTCGGCCGTGAGCACTTTGAGCTGCTCAAGAGAAGAGACATCTGCCCGGCGCAAAAGCGGCAGGATCAGCCGCACCGGAAGCGGATTACGTTCACCCTGTTCGTGAACTGTTGCCGGAACCATACCCGAAAGAGCCATCTGTAAAGTATTTACCACGTCCCGGGCACTGACTCCATGCAAAGCAGCCTTTTCCTTGTCGAGCACAAAGTCGATCATGGTCTGCTCCGCTTCGGTGGAAGTGTCGACGTCCACCACTCCGGGTTCCTGTTTCATGGTATCCACAATCTGCTGCGCGCCCTCAATCAGGGCAGAATATGGACGGCCCTCGGCCCCGTAGACTTCAGTCGTAATAGTGGAGATGACCGGAGGTCCGGGCGGGGATTCCACAATCTTGATATTCGCGTTGTTGCGCTGGGCAACCTGTTCCAACTCATTACGTAAGCGCAGAACAATTGCGTGACTTTGCTCCTCGCGCCGGGATTTATCTGCAAGGTTGACCCGGATATCGGCCATGTGCCCGCCCTCGCGCCAATAATAATGACGGACCAGCCCGTTAAAATCCATGGGGGACGGTTTGCCCGCATAAGTCACAAAGTTAGTCACTTCGGGTACGCTTTTCAGAACCTGCTCCATTTCACGGACCACCCGGTCAGTCTGCTCAAGGGGAGTACCTTCATCCATGTCCATGACAATCTGGAATTCGTTTTTGTTGTCAAAGGGGAGCATTTTAAGCGGTACCATTCGCAATCCGGCGAGAGCCATGGAAAAGATCAGCCCAACCACGATTACTCCCACCAACATCCAGCGATGTGCGCGGGATTCCAGAAAAGGGGTAATAATCCGGGTGTACATAGTTTCAATACGGCCCGGACCGGAATCTGTCGCCATGAATTTGGGCTGCAAATCCTTAAGCAAACGGAAAGCCAGCCATGGGACAATAGTCAGGGCGCAGACCGTGGAAAAGATCACAGTCAGCGGCACGTTTGCGGCCATGGGTGCCATGTACGGTCCCATCATCCCGGAGATGAAAAAGAGCGGAACAAATGAGACAATAATCGCCAGTGTGGACATAATCACGGGGGGCAAAACCTCGGATACAGCATCAAGAGTTGCCTCGGACGGCTTCTTTTTTTTCATAAGGATGTGCCGCTGGATATTGTCCACATTGGTGATGGGATCATCCACCACCAGCCCAAGGGAAAGAATGAGCGCGAAAAGGGTAACCCGGTTGATAGTGTAACCGAACAGATAGTTGACGAACAGGGCCAGTGAAAAACTGATCGGCACGGCAAGAGCCACCACAGCAGCCTCGCGCCAGCCAAGAGTCAGAGCCAACAGAACAACCACGGTAATCACAGCGAATCCTAATGAACCGAGCAATTCGTCAACTTTAGCGTCAGCGGTCTTCCCGTAATCGCGGGTTACTTCCACTTCAATTCCTGCTGGCAGAATCGCCTTTTGCAGTTGTTCCATGCGCTCAAGCACAGCTTCAGCAACCTTAACCGCGTTGGTCCCTTTTTTCTTGGAAAAGGCTATGGTTACCGCCGGACGGGAAACCTGCTCCGGGTCCTGTCCCGCTTTGCTCAGATACATACGTGAAAAACCGATCCGGGAATAAGAGTCAGCTTCCTGCGGACCGTCGATGACTTTGGCCACATCGCGCAGGTAAATCGGGCGGGAGTTAAAAACCCCGACCACCAGATTACGCACGTCAGCGGCATCTTCCAAAAATGAATTGGCAGAGACAGTTATTTCACGATTGCCGGAAAGCACTGATCCTGCCACAGCCGACTGGTCCGCACCCTCAAGGGCACGAGCTATCTCCAATGAAGAAACATTGAATCCGGCCATGCGTTCGGGCTGCAACTCCACCCGCACCTCACGGGAACGCCCGGAAACAAGGGATACGCGGGAAAGATCTTCCACCTCAGCCAGCCGGGGAGCAAGCTCTTCGGCCACCCTCCGCAGTTCAAAATCGGAAATATCTTCACGCCCCTCAGACGGATAAAGAGTCAGAGAGACAATGGGGACATCATCAATTTCAACAGGTTTAATCACCCAGCTTGAGGCTATCCCCGGAGCAATATCAGTGTTCTTAGCAATGGCATTATGTAACTTGATCAAGGATTCTTCGCGATCCTCACCCACAAAGAAGCGGACTGTAACCATGGAGGAATCACGCCGGGAAATGGAATAAACATACTCAACTCCGTCAATCTGCCAAAGAATACGCTCAAGCGGGGTGGTGATCAGCTTTTCCACCTCTTCCACCCCGGCGCCGGGAGCCTTCACCATAATGTCCGCCATGGGCACCACGATCTGAGGTTCCTCTTCACGCGGGGTCAGCTGCACAGCAGCCACTCCCAGCAGAAGCGCGCCGATGACCAGCACCACTGTAAGCTTGGAGTGCAAAAAGAACCGGACTGCCGACGCAATCAATCCTTGAGCCTGTTCTGGATTTACCGAAGCGGACATTACTGCCGACCTCCGGCTGCGGGAAAAGTTATACCCACGATCTCGTTACCGCTCACCCCGGAAAGGATCTCAATCATACTCCCATGCTTTGCACCGCTACGCACATAGACCGGCTCCCATATCTCTCCGCTTTTGACCAGAACGGTTTCAAGTTGGCCCACTCGGGATACAGCTTTTGCGGGAATGAGAACTACTTTTTTTTCATCAACCGGGATAAGCAACCGCCCAAACATACCGGGATAAAGTCCGGGTAAGGGATCAAGTCCGGCTTTGACCAGAAATGTACGGGTCAGGGGATCGGCGGATGGAACCACTTCTTCCACAACCGCTTCAGCTCTCTCGCCAAGGGCCTGAATATCAATATCCAACTTCTGCCCGATGCGCACCTGACCGATAACGCCTTCGCGCACAAGGGCTTCCAAACGCAAGGTTCCCCCTGTTTGAATCAGCATAAGTGGCTTTCCGGGAAAAGCCAGATCACCCGGCTCAACCATACGCTTGGCAACCTCCCCGTCAGCCGGGGCGGTTATCGTGGCATAGTCAAGGTTGATGCGGGCTGCTTCCACGCCTTTACGAGCCTGCCGAACTCCGGCTGTAGCAGCATCAAGACCGTCCTCAGCCTGAGCAAGAACAGCTTTGGACTTAAGGTAAGTAGCCTCAACCCGATCCAATTCATCGCGAGTGGCGACCTTGCCTTCGAAAAGTTTTTTCATTCGCTTCCATGTAGCAGTGGTTGTATCGGACTCGGCCTTTGCTCCATTGATGGCTTCACGAGCCTGACGCTCCGCAGCCTCGGCAGACTTCAAGCCCTGCTGCGCGCTTTCTAGCCGGGTCATAAGTTCACGGCTGTCCAGCACGAGAAGTTTGTCACCCCTGCTAACTTTCTGCCCTGAACGGACCAGAACCTTGAGAACCTTTCCGGTGACCTGCGCTTCAATGGAGGCTTCAGTCTCAGGACGAACAGTTCCGACCGCTTCATAAATTACGGGAACAGTCATGGACTTTGCAACAGCAGTGCTGGTTGGCGGCTCCATGCTGTGAGTTGGAATAATACGGCCTTTTTCAATTCTCCCGGACTCAAACGAGCCTGTCATCCAAAGGACAAGAAACATTATGGCACCACCAAGCATGGCGACTAGAACACATTTTTTGGTCATACTTAACTCCATTAAAAACAGAATAACCCGCAAAAAACAAATCATTACTAGTGATCTTATACAACCGTTAACCAACTGTTTCAATTACAAACATTTTTATATGACTCTAAAGGTGCAATTAAAACATGTCACCATCTACAAGAAACACACTACTAATTCACAATACATAAATTATTCTGTATTATGCTTTAGTCTTTTGAAACCAACGCACAAACAATATATTTTCGGAGAAGACATGAAGGCTAAGAAAACGCAAAAAGATGCTGACCATTACAGGTTGATTTTTGACTTTTCTCCGCTGGCAATGGTCCGCTTCGACAAAACCGGAACCATTATCGATTGTAACCAGAAATTTATAGACCAGATGGGCTCCACCAGGGGAAAACTGATCGGTTTCAACGTCGCCCAAAACAGCCCACAGAAAGTGTCTGAAAAATTACGCCGAGCCATTAACGGAGAAGCGACAGAATACGAAGACTACTACACTTCCGTGACCGGAGGAAAAACAACTTTCATCCGGGGAATGTTCAATCCCATTGACCCGGACAATCCCCCAACGGAAGTGATAGGGGTAGCCGAAGATATTGGTGGACGCAAAAGGATTGAAGAAAGACTGGCTAAAGCAGAGACCCGTTTTAAAATCATGGCTGAAAACACTAAAGACCTCATTTACCGCTTTTCCGTGC contains:
- a CDS encoding efflux RND transporter periplasmic adaptor subunit, translated to MTKKCVLVAMLGGAIMFLVLWMTGSFESGRIEKGRIIPTHSMEPPTSTAVAKSMTVPVIYEAVGTVRPETEASIEAQVTGKVLKVLVRSGQKVSRGDKLLVLDSRELMTRLESAQQGLKSAEAAERQAREAINGAKAESDTTTATWKRMKKLFEGKVATRDELDRVEATYLKSKAVLAQAEDGLDAATAGVRQARKGVEAARINLDYATITAPADGEVAKRMVEPGDLAFPGKPLMLIQTGGTLRLEALVREGVIGQVRIGQKLDIDIQALGERAEAVVEEVVPSADPLTRTFLVKAGLDPLPGLYPGMFGRLLIPVDEKKVVLIPAKAVSRVGQLETVLVKSGEIWEPVYVRSGAKHGSMIEILSGVSGNEIVGITFPAAGGRQ
- a CDS encoding efflux RND transporter permease subunit yields the protein MSASVNPEQAQGLIASAVRFFLHSKLTVVLVIGALLLGVAAVQLTPREEEPQIVVPMADIMVKAPGAGVEEVEKLITTPLERILWQIDGVEYVYSISRRDSSMVTVRFFVGEDREESLIKLHNAIAKNTDIAPGIASSWVIKPVEIDDVPIVSLTLYPSEGREDISDFELRRVAEELAPRLAEVEDLSRVSLVSGRSREVRVELQPERMAGFNVSSLEIARALEGADQSAVAGSVLSGNREITVSANSFLEDAADVRNLVVGVFNSRPIYLRDVAKVIDGPQEADSYSRIGFSRMYLSKAGQDPEQVSRPAVTIAFSKKKGTNAVKVAEAVLERMEQLQKAILPAGIEVEVTRDYGKTADAKVDELLGSLGFAVITVVVLLALTLGWREAAVVALAVPISFSLALFVNYLFGYTINRVTLFALILSLGLVVDDPITNVDNIQRHILMKKKKPSEATLDAVSEVLPPVIMSTLAIIVSFVPLFFISGMMGPYMAPMAANVPLTVIFSTVCALTIVPWLAFRLLKDLQPKFMATDSGPGRIETMYTRIITPFLESRAHRWMLVGVIVVGLIFSMALAGLRMVPLKMLPFDNKNEFQIVMDMDEGTPLEQTDRVVREMEQVLKSVPEVTNFVTYAGKPSPMDFNGLVRHYYWREGGHMADIRVNLADKSRREEQSHAIVLRLRNELEQVAQRNNANIKIVESPPGPPVISTITTEVYGAEGRPYSALIEGAQQIVDTMKQEPGVVDVDTSTEAEQTMIDFVLDKEKAALHGVSARDVVNTLQMALSGMVPATVHEQGERNPLPVRLILPLLRRADVSSLEQLKVLTAEGKSVPLAELGHLVEISREQPVYHKNLKRVVYVFAEMAGRAPGEAILDMQGKLDSDPLPPFIWSDWAGEGEWQITLDVFRDLGLAFGAALLGIYILLIVETGSFGMPLLIMSAIPLTLLGIMPGFWLLNVISAGTVQGVVGEAFADPVFFTATGMIGMIALGGIVIRNSLVLIDFIRQSVAEGMKLKDAIIKSGSVRLRPIVLTAATTALGAWPITLDPIFSGLAWALIFGLLASTLFTLLVIPVGYYVFEKEK
- a CDS encoding cupin domain-containing protein, yielding MADLELKNLKDVTIKNIDHNKVLNLTDLVVYQEGQVVSRTLSQVKQISLTLFAFDTGEGISTHSAPGDAMVQVLDGVAEVTIGSEVFNVAAGESIVMPANIPHGLEARERFKMLLTLIKQ